From one Humulus lupulus chromosome 8, drHumLupu1.1, whole genome shotgun sequence genomic stretch:
- the LOC133794191 gene encoding protein PLANT CADMIUM RESISTANCE 12: MADLEKQVEEEGEVEGVEKEKLLEGGMAVLDFDLLCSTVALQTQGKWRKLENLDQDGDGDGDGGELGGVFRMWEGELLDCFEDRRIAIESACCPCYRFGKNMRRAGFSSCFLQGTIYFSLVLGAFLNCVALIVTKRSCFLYLSIAFTISVGVYLGFFRSQIKRKFNIRGSDSNLDDCIYHLVCPCCTLCQESRTLEMNNVQDGIWHGRGDTICVGSLAEGRKPFFELQPPPLISPVFPETCTVQITTDTNGHS; encoded by the exons ATGGCGGATTTGGAGAAGCAGGTGGAGGAAGAGGGTGAGGTGGAAGGCGTAGAGAAAGAAAAGTTACTGGAGGGGGGGATGGCTGTTCTGGATTTCGACCTGCTCTGCTCAACGGTGGCCTTGCAGACACAGGGAAAATGGAGGAAGCTTGAGAACCTTGATCAAGATGGAGATGGAGACGGAGATGGTGGGGAACTCGGAGGCGTTTTTCGGATGTGGGAAGGTGAACTTCTCGATTGCTTTGAAGACCGCCGTATCGCTATCGAATCTGCTTG CTGTCCTTGCTACAGATTTGGCAAAAACATGAGGCGAGCTGGTTTTAGTTCTTGCTTTTTACAG GGAACTATTTATTTCAGTCTTGTCCTTGGTGCTTTTCTAAACTGTGTCGCCCTCATTGTCACCAAGCGGAGTTGTTTCTTATATTTGTCGATTGCTTTCACGATTTCAGTAGGAGTATACCTGGGGTTCTTTCGTTCCCAGATAAAAAGGAAATTCAACATCAGG GGTAGCGATAGTAATCTGGACGATTGTATCTACCATCTTGTCTGCCCGTGCTGCACGTTATGTCAG GAATCCAGAACGTTGGAGATGAACAATGTCCAAGATGGCATTTGGCACGGTCGTGGCGATACAATATGCGTAGGGAGCCTTGCTGAAGGAAGAAAACCATTCTTTGAGCTGCAACCCCCTCCTCTTATTTCACCCGTGTTCCCGGAGACCTGTACTGTGCAAATAACTACAGATACTAATGGTCACTCTTGA
- the LOC133794192 gene encoding E3 ubiquitin-protein ligase CSU1 codes for MPQRHSKNNNDLAFFTYDEKRKLGYGTQKERLGKDSIKPFDVCSLCLKPFIDPLCCQKGHVFCKECILECMLSQKKDIQRKLAAHVAQQKQEKHEEEEKITQQKARELVAFDQQNHGAVPQYSDRNNSRDKNGFHGANSVKATSFEEEALRTMKAFWLPSATPAASVKVEAPSTSTVCPEGNEKLKLKTLFPVIFTEDNSDKKKSSLDKSYICPSCKVTLTNTLSLVALSSCGHVFCKKCADKFMAVDKVCLVCNKVCKERNLVNLEKGGTGFAGHGDHLEAKDYKHLGSGSGLGLVRPSTKT; via the exons ATGCCTCAGAGGCACTCAAAGAACAACAACGACTTAGCTTTCTTCACTTACGATGAGAAGCGTAAGCTTGGTTATGGAACTCAGAAGGAGAGGCTGGGCAAGGACTCGATAAAGCCTTTCGACGTTTGCTCTCTTTGCTTGAAGCCCTTCATCGACCCCCTTTGTTGCCAGAAAGGCCATGTCTTTTGCAAGGAATGCATTCTCGAGTGCATGCTTTCTCAGAAGAAAGACATTCAGAG GAAGTTAGCTGCACATGTTGCACAGCAGAAGCAAGAGAAACACgaggaagaagagaagataaCCCAGCAGAAAGCTCGGGAGCTTGTTGCATTTGATCAACAAAACCATGGTGCGGTACCCCAGTACAGTGATAGAAACAACAGCCGAGATAAAAATGGCTTTCATGGGGCAAATAGTGTGAAGGCCACATCTTTTGAAGAAGAAGCACTCCGCACGATGAAAGCTTTTTGGCTTCCTTCTGCCACACCTGCAGCTTCTGTCAAAGTAGAGGCCCCCTCCACCAGTACTGTGTGTCCTGAAGGCAATGAGAAACTTAAGCTGAAAACTCTTTTTCCTGTAATCTTCACGGAGGACAATAGCGACAAGAAAAAGTCATCTTTGGATAAGAGCTATATCTGTCCCAGCTGCAAGGTTACTCTAACCAACACACTTTCTCTTGTAGCCCTTAGCTCTTGTGGGCATGTCTTCTGTAAAAAGTGCGCTGACAAGTTCATGGCAGTTGACAAAGTTTGTCTCGTCTGCAACAAGGTATGCAAAGAGAGGAATCTGGTAAACTTGGAAAAAGGAGGGACTGGGTTTGCTGGGCATGGAGATCATCTTGAAGCAAAAGACTATAAGCATTTGGGGAGTGGTTCAGGACTGGGGTTGGTCAGACCCTCAACGAAGACTTGA